Proteins encoded by one window of Leptospira barantonii:
- a CDS encoding type 1 glutamine amidotransferase gives MRSLIVRFKDCEGPGILLDSLKERNYRITYHNAYDPRVQPLPDAHLVFDVIVLLGGPQSVADPELAHFFEPWFNLVRYAASMPNRKVIGICLGSQIISKALGGEVKRGEKGPEVGFYDVQIQESHSVLNGTTSFPAFHLHEDVFSIPKGAKHLLKSEMYSNQMFSFQERIFGIQCHLEVTAPMLHVWKGVHADFIRSAGWVPGPETENLRSQMETSGRKIFDAILDL, from the coding sequence ATGAGAAGTTTAATCGTTCGTTTTAAGGACTGCGAGGGGCCCGGCATTCTTCTCGATTCTTTAAAAGAAAGAAATTACAGAATCACCTACCACAACGCATACGATCCGAGGGTTCAACCTTTACCGGACGCGCATCTTGTGTTCGACGTGATCGTTTTGTTAGGCGGTCCTCAATCCGTGGCCGATCCGGAACTCGCGCATTTTTTCGAACCTTGGTTCAATTTGGTGCGTTATGCGGCATCGATGCCGAACCGTAAGGTGATCGGGATCTGTCTCGGTTCGCAAATTATTTCCAAAGCTCTCGGAGGAGAGGTCAAACGAGGAGAGAAGGGACCGGAAGTCGGTTTCTATGACGTTCAGATTCAGGAATCTCATTCCGTTTTGAACGGAACAACTTCCTTTCCCGCGTTTCATCTTCACGAGGACGTTTTCTCGATTCCGAAAGGGGCAAAACATCTTTTGAAAAGCGAGATGTATTCCAATCAGATGTTTTCTTTTCAGGAAAGAATTTTCGGCATTCAATGTCATCTTGAGGTGACCGCGCCGATGCTCCACGTCTGGAAGGGAGTTCACGCGGATTTTATTCGTTCTGCGGGTTGGGTTCCCGGACCGGAAACGGAGAATCTGAGGTCTCAGATGGAAACGTCCGGACGTAAAATATTCGATGCGATTCTCGACCTATGA